TAATAACACAATAAATGGATAGATTAtgaatttagaaaattttagaaaaaagaataatcaAATTTGAAGTTAGTATGAGGAGGTAAGACTACCTACAAGTTTTAGCcagagattaaaaaaataaaccacacACTTGTTctacaattcaaaattttgaatttgaatttatgaGTCTTCACTGTTTACTTGACGACATGCTAAACGTGCTCGAAATCGTCGacaatatttttatacggaTATTGAAAAGGAAATCGTCTAATTttgagttcatatgagtgagataaactactttaaaattttattcacgCATTAAAAGTAAAAACCTGCTGCTATTCTTGTGAATTTTCTTGTGGTTTGGACTGACTTACCCCTCGTTCATATCGGTACAACACACATAAAATGAGGGCACAATCGTAAATCAACTATTGGAGGGGATTCAGATCCATACCACCCGGTGGGGAACAGCTCAACGTGGGAGATGATGAAACACGACACCGCCGAGTGGGtgtgtgccacgtggtggcgacacggccgccgcctcagcTCCTGCGCCAGGCTCACTGCATCACAGACAATTAATAAAAAAGATATGCATCCACACAAAGATCTTCGTAGCATAGTGGTAAAGCTTCTTACAAAAATGCTTGCGGGGTGGGTTTGATTCCCAGTTGcagcatataatttttttataaaataaaattcacgaCAGTTTGGATATCCACATATAGGACCAGTGCCACATGTAATTTGGGCGGGCGGTGGGACCAGTGCCACATATGCACGGTGGGACCATCTGGTATTAATAAATGAGTGCCACATATGCGCGGTGGGATCAACAGGTATTAATAAATGAAATTTGGATATCCACGTATGCGCGGTGGGACCAATAGGTATTAATAAATGAAAGGTGTGCATTATTTATGACGAAATTTTCTATTGTTCCTTGACGTCATTTTTAATTTCATCACAGAGTTTTGGTACCTATCCCCAGCATGACGGATCCATGACGAAATATGAAATTTCGTCATAAATATGCTGTATTCAATGACAAAATTATACAACTTCACGAGAAAAACGTCATAGATGGGTGATTTCCTACTAGTGTGACCGCCGCTTGTTCTTCTCCCAGCCGAAGAACAAAAGCGCTGCCTCCCCTTTCATCTCCCTCCCCAGTTCATTCCTCTTCCTTCTGAGTTCGAAAATcggttcctctcctcctcctcctcatcaattCCCCCGACTCTTCCCCTCTTAATTCACTATTAATTCGCCGAAATTATTCGTCGAACTGCCGCGATGGATGGTCAGCCGAGCTCCCTCCGGTcgttcccctccctcctcccggcCTATAAaatggcgccgcccctccccttcctccccttttGCCTCCACCCCGCAGCCAAGCCCTTCCCACCGTCTTCCCCGTGCCGCCTCCTCTTTCCTCCTTGTCGTGCCAGTTCCAACCACACCTCCCCATCGACCTGAGCTGCGCCgaaccttgccgccgccgccctcgggcTCGCAACCGTCCCCTCTTCCCTGGCCTCGCCTCTGTTTCGCCCGAGGCAAGCCGAAGCATCGTGAATGCCGACTTCCAGTGGCGCTGCCGCCTCTGCACCGCTTCCTGCCGCCCCTGTTGCCTCGCTGGTGTGCTGCCAGATGTTGCCGTTTCCTTCCCCGGCATCACGGCGTTGTCTCCTTCCCCGGCCAAGCCTTGTCTTCACCAAAACCCCGCCACCTCGTCGTCGATCCGCTGTTCcgtgtcgtcgtcttcctccagccATCGTTCCAGCcgaagccgtcgccgtcgtcaaggtCACCTGCGTCATCAAGGTCGTCCGGCCGGTCATCGTCGTAGCCACGCCAAGCTCGTCCTCGCCTCGCACAAGGGTCGCCGCCGAAGTCCCTGTTGAAGTCGTCATCCCTGAGTCGTCGccccgttcgtcgtcgtcccgttcgtcgtcgttccctcgcctcgttgcgtggtggtaaggaCCCCTTCCTCATTGCCCCCTCCTCATCCTTCCCGTGTCGTCCCGTGTCCGTCGTGCCGTTGTCGGCCCCGGTCTCGTGCGCCGGCATCGGCCGTCGTTCATGCGGTCTTTGCGTGGACGGGTGGTAGTCATGTTCGTGTGCCCATTTGGCCGCCTCGTGCTTGCGCACGTGTGCAGCCCACATGGCATTCGTGTGAGTCCCTGCTCGTCGGCCACTTGTTTCGGTTGAAGCGTAAGGTCCCACTCCGTCCTTCTCGTGGATTGTCTCTGTGTACCTGTTCCACGGTGAGCTAGCCCGTCTGACCCGTGAGTCTCGGCTGCTAGTCGCTCGGTCCTTTCTTTCCTCAAGCGATGTTGAACTACACATAATTTAATgatttaataataattaaacaactCGGAAATATCCACCTTAACTTCACCTAAAATTCAGATGGTCTTTTTTTTAGCCATACGATCTCCAAATGACCCCGTTCAAGTTGTCTaatttttgttataacctaaagaacttGTGGTTGTTGCTTTTATGTATTGTTCTCATTTCTTTCTTAGCGTTGTAGCCTTGTTGTGTTATTCGTGTAGTTGCTACTGTTTCGGAGTTCCTGCGGTGCAGTTCGAGTTCGTCGCAGAAGCTTTCGAAGCCCTCATTTTTCTATGAGCAAGGCAAATCACACTTTCCTGATGCATATTGAATCCCAATTTGCAGAaagtattttaatttaaattattgcattcgctttattaaatttactctGTGTTAACTGTTTTACTTAGCCATTCCTACATTTCCATGTTATGGCCTTATTTATTGAATATTGTATATTTACCTTTGACAACCCTAGGTAACAAAACCCGCTAGTAAGAACTCTAGATGTGGTGCTTACTAGACATTTTAGGATTATGCTTAGCCCTGCTTAATTAGAAACATATAGATGTTTTATAATAATCTATACTTTGGGTATGACTTTATAATCTTATTAATGATGGATTAGAGGCTTGTTAGCCTGGACAGGTTGGATCTCCTTTCAAAATTCCCAAACTTGTTTTCGGCtaggctcgaggtgcatggttttgttagtCGCACCTCAGTtgacataaggaccggtcttcggggcACGATTGCAAAGCATATTCCGTACTGCCAAATGTCTAGAGAGTAAGGCTTAACGCAGCGGTTAGTGCGGTCATAAACAAGGAAGACACGGATAGGGATGGATGAGGCCCAACTCTTGGGTTGACATTCCTGGCAGTCGCGCCCGGGGGCATAGACTGTCCACCTATCCCAGAGTCTACTGGCCGTGGAAGTCTATGTCGGTCTTTTTTGTTTAGGGCAGTACTAAACGGTGGGTTATGTTGCGATCTTGGCTCTTCGGGTACCTTTCCGATATCGCGATACATGGCTAACATGTAGTCAAGATTgcgtcttgtgggtaaagatgtacacctctggccagagtttaatctattcgaatagccgtgctctcggttatgggcaagtgGAGCAATGACCCAAAGTTAGAGATTTCTTTCTGCTAGGTTGGAACACATGGTTGGAGCCTGTAGGTTGGGATAAGGTAAGGTCACGTCGAAGCGCGACTTATGCAAGTTCATGTCGTAGCGCGACTTGGTAGTAATTTGACTAGAGATAGGCCGTGGTTTTATTAAAATACctttaaatagttaaatgtttGAAATGCTTGTTTACTGCAAAATAACCCTCATAAATGGATTCCTTGTACTTTCTTACATTAAGTGCATTTTCCAatatggcttgctgagtacgatgGCTGTACttattcttgctcaatctttcccctTCAGTCAGAGAAGCGTCTTGAAGAAGAAGTCTtgggtggagtcctggcttataccccagttgagcacctgtgaagatggagccgtaggcccgctagtccgttGCAGTTTTTCTTTGGTTGTCAAGCCTTacgtgcctttgtaataatataattattatcgTGATaattaataaagatgtgtcttttgtatcatgtttatGTGGTGTACCCTAACTTTTCCTGGGACGGAGATTAATACACGAGCGTTCGGGAAAGGTATTTTGCGGGCGTGACATGGTGGCaagcggcggatccggcggcgccgtccacgGGAGggccggatccaccgccctagggagcggcgacagcgacggcgttGGTGGGTGGCAGCGGCAGGCGGCAAGGGagacggatccggcggcgccgtcctcggGAGGGCCGGATCCGCCACCCTAGGGGCGACTGCGGTGACGGCGTCGATGGGTAGCAGCGACAGGCGGCAAGggcagcggatccggcggcgccgtcctcggGATTAATTTAATAGCAATGTCGCCGGAGAAAATGTGGAGAAATCAGACTTTTGAATTGATGCAAATGTTCTCTGGTTTATATTTTGCCTTTATATAGTGTTTGAAGCGCAGCCTACAATACATGTTCATGTGAATACGCGGGttatctttttagtttttaatagTTAGGATATAAAATAagtcaagtactccctccgttctaaaatataagacacaaccacccttaacccaaagaccaagaaacaattattatcatcttctagtttggatcaccctaataaatataatgtatgcatccaatagaattagagatcttgaggaTGGAGAATTTAAAagagtaataatttaatagagaaaAGATCCTAGttaattatatgcatgcatgcatgccttatgttatggtacattaaaaaaaagtagttgtgtcttatattatggaacggagggagtaatatattaaGGGGGTAAGTGCTATGACGAAAAAAAGTTGGAGGAGTAAAATTTCTATTAAGAACGTGAATATAACAGCAAATGTGTAAGACGAGCGCGCGCTGGCCTTATTATCTTTTGCTTATATGTGACGCTAATCAATACACGCGCTTCCtcgtaaaataaaataaaataaaatcaatacaCGAGCTACAGTCCAAGCAGAGGTTCTATAGAGGCAATGAAATGCATATCTAATGCGATCACCTGCCACCAAGAAAATGGAAATCGACGCTCCAGCCAATCAAGTTAATTAGTGCTTACAAAATCCACTGAGAATTGAGCACACCAAATGAAAGggtaaaaaaacagaaaatgctATAGGACGGTTTCTGTTCAGAATATATGGTACATTAATATATATCTAAACGTTCGGATATCAACTGATATGAATGATACCCCGATCAAACTGATATGTCTGAGATATCGACAGCCCAGAGCCTCAAAGATATCATTCCTTTTGAACAGCGTATAGCATTTTAGAAAACAATGTGAGAGAAGTCGCCTTCCATGTTCCATTCACCCATCCATGCCAAGACaccatctctctctatatatgtcTGAACGATTACTTCAATCGTCGCCGGCGCAGCAGTACACTTCTCCCCCCGTCTCAGACATGCTGCCGATGAGTAGCACCACTGGCGCAGGACAATCTGCAGGCCCGGGCCCCGTACCGTTTAAGGACATCGTCGTCGatgacgacgccgccgccggcggcggcgtgcaggtGCAGCAGCCCGTGGCAGAGGAGTACCACGACATCATCGCCACGCTCCCGTGCAGACCGTCGATGCACGAGTACCAGGGCACCTGGATCCTGGACGACTGGCTCCCAGGGAGAATGGCGTTCCGCCGCCGCTTCGAggcgcgcgccggcgacgtggtCCTCGCGAGCCTGCCCAAGTGCGGCACCACGTGGCTCAAGGCCCtggccttcgccaccgccgcgcgtgACAGGTACGACCCGTcgtcgtcgggcggcggcgatcgaCAGCACCCGCTGCGGCGGCTCAACCCGCACGAGTGCGTGCCGTTCGTGGAGGTCGTCTACAACGCCGGGGAGGAGGCGAAGCTCGACGCGGCGCCATCGCCGAGGATCATCAGCACGCACGCGCCGTATTCTCTCCTGCCAGCGTCTATCACCCAGAGCTCCACCTGCAAAATCATATACATCTCTAGGTAAAGTAATGAATTCAACATACTAACAATTTGGTTTAATGTTTGATGTTTTTGTTGAGTTTGCATGCACCAGTAATAAGCTGACGGGAAAACACGaacaattcactttatatttcAACACTACTCTCCCTCGTGCGTTGCCACCTTAAGCCTCTAACGTGAAATAAAAGTGGGctgcaattttttatttaattgcatGTTAGTTAGGGCTCTGATATCATATTAAGTTGCATGCCCTAACCAGTTTAACTCAAAAGAGCTTACGTTGATGGAGAAAGACGGATATTCGctttatatatattgcatgcAACTCAATATTCCAACATTTATTTGTATCTTGTTTTAACTAAGACATGAGAAAGTTATAGTTGATTAGGATTGTGTGATGTACGTATCATGTTCTCCCTCTAGTTTCGAATAACTGTCACCGTTGATCAGAACAAACTAATCTTACTTtgacaataaataaatttaaatggCTCCATCATGATGTGCAAATGTTTCATGACAACATATTTCATTAATGTACAGCACTTCTTTAAGTATTTCTTACATTCCTGATTTCTTCAACAAAGATGAGTTGTCGTTGAAAATGAATACTCTAGGGGCAAATATTTGAAGATAGTGgcaatattaatctatcttatcaagTTTGTTCTTTAGTATttggataaaaggaaaaaatgccTAGACATCCCTTAACGCATGAAAAATTATCTCCAAACTCCGGCCTCAATACACAAGTAGATGTTCCGATGCGTTTCTATGACCTCCGATATATGTCAAATCTCTTAGCCCATTCATAATTATTGCATTTTTTGTCCATCACAGGGAGCCAAAGGATATGTTAATCTCTCTTTGGCATTTCATCAACAAACGTTGCAAGCCTAATATCATCCCATTTTCGGATATCTGGAATTCCATCTACAATGATGCATACCCTGAGAGCCCAATACGGGAGCATATTCTTGGGTACTGGAACATGAGCAAAATACAGTCAGACAGAGTGTTATTCCTAAAGTATGAGGATGTCCTACGAGATCCCATAAAGAATGTCGAGAAAATTGCTGAGTTCATAGGGCAACCATTCTCAGATGCCGAGAAAGAGGCAGGGATTATCGAGAGCATCGTGAAGCTATGCAGTTTAGAGAACCTCAAGGCTTTGGCCACGAACAGCACGGGTAATTATCAGAGGTTGATGAAGGAGGTACCCAGTGAGTCATTCTTCAGGAAAGGTGTCGTTGGAGATTGGGCAAACTATGTCACACCAGATATGGCTGAGAGAATGGACAAGTTTCTTGCTGAAAAGTTCCACGGATCTGGGTTCTCCTTTACGGAGTGTTTGTGAGTGATGTGATTTGAATTTCATTGAAGGCCAGCCTCCAGAGAAACGTTTGCATGTTTATGTTCTATGTTAATTGTTCAGTGCAGGTCGGCACGTGCCTGCTGTAATGTTACCACTCGTTAAGAACACAAGCAGTAGCTGAATGTCCAATTAAAGATGCAAGCATATATACATACTTGGgcacaaatctatatatgtacaATAAGTTGGTTCATATGTATGTAAGCAAATAAACTCCCCCTATGTTTCTATAATCGTGTAATAAAACATCTCATCAGTTTCTTGATGTTGTTTCTGTAATCGTGTCAAAAGATCGGTCGGTGTCGCATCAATCAGTTTCGGGAAAACATTGTGCTACTCAAGCATTTTATTGTCGAAGTTTTACTATCATGGGATTGATTTGTTCCACTGCACAGGATCGTTTCACTTTAAACCagacaatattttcttttattgcaCCTTAGACCACCTCAACCATTCATCTCTTCCATCCCTTCTTATTTCACCCCAAACTCCGGCCAGCTAGGATCCAAAGACGTTGGACATGCTCAAGCTCCACTAGCGCCAAGCCCGAGCTTGAGATCAGTCAGGCCGACACGGTCCGACCTACACGCTGGGCCAGGTCGGACCCACCCATAGGCTGCACCAATTGTCCAAGCACGGCCCAATAATACTCGAGCTGTGCCAGGCTAGCCAAAGGCACGAAAGCTCATTGTCTCCTTCttggaataagtttattttgcgGCCCTCACTCTTCGGCCATATCTGAGATGgttgaaataagtctatttggcaTCCCTCAGCTCTTTGGGCCGTGCCTCCATATAGCTGAAATAAGTCTACTGTTCACCTCTCTGATCATTGGACCGGGCCGTGCTGAGCCAGCCCACTGTGCTGAGGCAGAGGCCTAGGCACAACCCAACTGTTGGGCCAGGCTGACACGAGCCTGGCACCAATCGGACCGTGCCATTTCTGGGCCATGCCAAAACCCCGTGCAGTACCTGGGTCAGGCTAAAACCCCGTACCGTGTGTCCTTTGGGCCATCTATAGCGCCAACTACCTTGCTCTCAAGGTCCCTGTGAGTGCGAATGGAGAAATTAAACATGTATCCTGCTGCCTACTCACTACATCGGAACCAAGAAATAGATGCAAATACACAGGCATGGTACTGAAATTTTGGAGGCCTAGgacgagaaaaaaatataaaggccctacaatatatattaatttgtatatatagatatacatggaaaaaaataacttttttattaTATGGGATATACACACGCACACAACACTACGCACGCACTCCATAAGTTCACTTACGCTCAAAAGGACTGAGATCAACGAAATATTCATAGCCTCACTAAATTCTTGTAGAAATTCCacccactactagaaaaagcatgtTCGTAGATGTAAGGCTATTTTTTTCGCAGGCAGTGTAACGCCCCGACATTCATTAGCCATAAACTCAGCTAACTCACACCGGGGTGTTATGCATTACTTGTGAtatagtaccagtcccaggatacaCTAGCTGGTACACACAGAATAAATGTGGAATCAAAGTAAACTGCTTTATTACATCACTAGGTAGTAGTCCTTACATAAGTTGCCATCATGGACAGGCCCATAGATGAGCAACACAACATTACAGAAAACCATAAAAGCGACGGTGCAAAAGCGAACAGCGCGGAGAAACTAAGTGACAAAGCAACTACGCACTAGGCAAAGAACCTAGGCAACTAACTTATTCCACAGGCGAGGCTTGGGGCTAGGCACGAAACATCTAGAAGTCTTCATactcggcttgctcctggagatACTCCTCGTCGGTCGGGTCGATGTCTTCATCTTCATActctatatattattataaggggcaagggtgagtacttaatgtactcagcaagccaggggAAAGAATGACATGTTTGGCTTAAACAAGGAGGCTAAGGTTTTATTTGCGAAAGCTGCCTTTTTGGCAAAAtgatttatttcacaaaactcctAGTGAGTgaatcaagttttagttgtcgGGAGGAGGGTCACGCCTCGACCCATTCCACAAGTTTCTTTGCAACAACTTGTCATGATTAACGAACAACAAGTAATTTGTTTCCTTTGTTAGCTTCTTCTCACTTTCACAACAACACATAGTCCACACAGTTATCTCAGCACAACAACGCCATCATCATGGCCCTAACAACATCTCGGTGTCGGACGACACCCCAGGTCACACAGACCCGTTCCTAACCACCCAGGTTAGCCGTCTGCCACACAGGCGGACTCTGGAAACGTTACCCTCCCCAATAATCACTTCTTCACAAACATTtgtcaaacaaatctacgctatgAGAAACACCTTACACTCGCCcttaaccgtgggcacggctgttcgaacagttcattaatctctgcagaggttgcacgctttacccacacgacacgaAACTAACATCGTTTACCCGTCGGCAAAGAAAGTTCGTGATAAGGCCTTTCCAAAGCTAACCCATGAAAATCGCATGCCACCTAGTTGGGCTAAGATCCATAGCCGAGTATCAGGCAAAGACAGCCGTCATCCACTCAGGAAATACCGAGGATGCCTCCTACTCCTACTGGTACCACGCCACAATAGAGGCAAAAAAAGACACCCATGATGGGCAAAAATGTGTAACACTTCGTCTCCTCATCCTCGGCATTCCACAACCATTGGCACACCAACCCCCATGTGATAACAATTTACTTAGCCAGAGACATCCCATAAATACCCATGTGGTCATACTGTAACGTGTTTGGATGGACTTCccaaaggaatcggtccttaacgaCAATACATAGCCAAACCACAAAGGCATGACTCCGCATCATCACCATTTTCACAacacattttatttcacaaCACCTCGGTACAACGTACCGGATTTTGAAACATGTAATTTGGAATGACCCAAGTTTCCCACACGGCAATAACGTAGCATGGCTAAGCGTAACTACCTCGGTAATCGTATAATGATACCAGCACAAATATTTGTGGGGCAACCAAAGGTATGGAAACATCAACCTATGTATTATAAGTGCGACTACTAGGTTGGTCCGTCGGTTGTTTAAACAATCCGAGGCCTAAACATGTTAATCGTGTGAACTAAACAATGCATCTTTGCAAACAACATATCATTGAAAATATAGGGGCAATGTGATCAAAGAGGCTTTCCTTGCACTGGATTGGGGTCTTCTCCCTCGAAAGCGGCGTCCAGAGCTTCCTCGAACTCGGGCTCTAAACGCGAAAACAAAGCTAAATAAGAAAAGGCAATAAAACTAActcaaatcagagaaaaaaCAGTGTCACTGTGTAGACCTCAATTTTACAAAAATTTAGGAACTTGAATGGGGTCAATCGGAGTTACGGTTGATTTTCTACGGATTTTCAAACAATAAATGATTTTCTGGAATATTTGACTTATTAAACGGGAAAGGAATATTCCGTTGGAATATTCCGCTAATGCGGACGGCAAGGggagggcccacctgtcggcggctGATAGAAGGAAAAGGGGCGCGGGCCCGGGTTGTCAGCGGCTTGAGGAGGGAAGGGG
The nucleotide sequence above comes from Oryza glaberrima chromosome 11, OglaRS2, whole genome shotgun sequence. Encoded proteins:
- the LOC127755782 gene encoding flavonol 3-sulfotransferase-like, encoding MLPMSSTTGAGQSAGPGPVPFKDIVVDDDAAAGGGVQVQQPVAEEYHDIIATLPCRPSMHEYQGTWILDDWLPGRMAFRRRFEARAGDVVLASLPKCGTTWLKALAFATAARDRYDPSSSGGGDRQHPLRRLNPHECVPFVEVVYNAGEEAKLDAAPSPRIISTHAPYSLLPASITQSSTCKIIYISREPKDMLISLWHFINKRCKPNIIPFSDIWNSIYNDAYPESPIREHILGYWNMSKIQSDRVLFLKYEDVLRDPIKNVEKIAEFIGQPFSDAEKEAGIIESIVKLCSLENLKALATNSTGNYQRLMKEVPSESFFRKGVVGDWANYVTPDMAERMDKFLAEKFHGSGFSFTECL